Proteins from one Corynebacterium epidermidicanis genomic window:
- a CDS encoding cell division protein PerM has protein sequence MSKNVSPQARPARSARSRGKVREGNKKLDRSAASASSAVNSTTDHTTYRGRLKIFLPRVLITNVIVIPFLLVVAIAGILLTNSSFVALPATIAQLWLISQGAPVASSSTQLAIVPLLPMMGVVALGARRVYGVVKDRVSLADLYVLVACVAGVPLLLSLTAVAMLLDAAQVLPVAVPSVGLVLSRTLMTSLLGFAFGMGSRLWRALLKRFNLPAEIFDGLVIALRYLAGLGAVGLVAVLVSIVAHAGQLGEVFGAYTDPAARGNLIGLSVLYLPNMAMFAAMVLTGVELAIGRGALSLFGAFLVPLPPLPVLVAVPASVWPYAWALLAIALLVGFAVSYRPLLRAQRPLLDVGCAAIWTIVLTAVLLLFTSGSMGQHGFVGPVWWLALLLVPVWLVGSGLVLVGVAKFAARSGADDGGEVVEYAPATAVAEAGGEVGEDGQEAQEGEAEAAEPEVAEDGEETKEADEVTEPADEAETIEAHGTVDNKGIEVESETSVDEDDATQAGNAVPLGLKEKNNDKK, from the coding sequence ATGAGTAAAAACGTAAGCCCACAGGCCCGCCCGGCCCGATCTGCCCGCTCGCGGGGTAAGGTGCGGGAGGGGAATAAAAAGCTGGACCGTTCCGCCGCTTCAGCGTCATCGGCAGTGAATTCGACCACGGATCACACCACTTATAGGGGGCGGCTCAAGATTTTCCTGCCTCGGGTACTAATAACCAATGTGATCGTCATCCCATTTTTGTTGGTGGTGGCGATCGCTGGCATTTTGTTAACGAATTCAAGCTTCGTTGCGTTGCCTGCGACCATCGCCCAGCTTTGGCTGATATCGCAGGGGGCTCCCGTAGCAAGCTCCAGTACGCAATTAGCAATCGTGCCGCTGTTGCCCATGATGGGCGTGGTGGCTCTGGGTGCGCGACGAGTGTATGGCGTGGTGAAAGACCGCGTCTCTCTCGCCGATCTGTATGTGCTTGTGGCGTGCGTCGCGGGCGTACCGCTCCTATTGTCGTTGACTGCGGTGGCCATGTTGCTGGATGCTGCACAGGTGTTGCCGGTAGCGGTGCCGTCTGTGGGGTTGGTCCTGTCCCGCACGTTGATGACATCTCTGTTGGGCTTCGCCTTCGGCATGGGGTCTCGCCTATGGCGGGCGCTGCTTAAGAGGTTTAACCTGCCAGCGGAAATTTTTGATGGGCTTGTGATCGCGCTTCGTTATCTCGCTGGCCTCGGGGCCGTTGGTTTGGTGGCGGTTTTGGTGTCGATAGTTGCACATGCGGGCCAACTAGGCGAGGTTTTTGGTGCCTATACTGACCCGGCGGCCCGCGGGAACCTCATCGGCTTGAGTGTGTTGTACCTACCTAATATGGCGATGTTTGCTGCCATGGTGCTTACCGGGGTCGAGCTGGCAATTGGACGAGGCGCGCTTAGTCTTTTTGGAGCTTTCCTCGTCCCGTTGCCGCCTCTGCCGGTATTGGTTGCTGTGCCCGCATCGGTGTGGCCCTACGCCTGGGCTTTGTTGGCGATTGCTTTGTTGGTTGGGTTTGCGGTCAGCTACCGTCCGCTGCTGCGCGCCCAGCGCCCGCTTCTCGACGTCGGATGCGCTGCTATCTGGACGATTGTCCTCACGGCTGTGCTGTTGCTGTTTACTAGCGGATCGATGGGGCAGCATGGTTTCGTTGGCCCAGTGTGGTGGCTGGCCCTGCTACTGGTTCCGGTGTGGCTCGTTGGGTCGGGTTTGGTTCTGGTGGGTGTGGCCAAGTTTGCTGCCCGTTCGGGTGCCGATGATGGAGGTGAAGTAGTCGAGTACGCACCTGCAACTGCCGTGGCTGAGGCGGGTGGGGAAGTCGGCGAAGATGGCCAGGAAGCCCAGGAAGGTGAAGCTGAGGCTGCTGAACCTGAAGTAGCTGAAGATGGGGAAGAAACCAAAGAAGCAGATGAGGTCACCGAGCCGGCTGATGAAGCTGAAACGATAGAGGCGCACGGGACAGTAGATAATAAAGGTATAGAAGTAGAATCTGAGACTTCAGTAGACGAAGACGACGCAACACAAGCCGGCAATGCCGTGCCGCTCGGGCTCAAGGAGAAAAATAATGACAAAAAGTAG
- the purH gene encoding bifunctional phosphoribosylaminoimidazolecarboxamide formyltransferase/IMP cyclohydrolase encodes MSEDRKDIKRALVSVYDKTGLEDLARALNDAGVEIVSTGSTAAKIADLGIPVTPVEQLTEFPECLEGRVKTLHPRVHAGILADTRKEDHLNQLAELGIEAFQLVVVNLYPFRETVASGANFDECVEQIDIGGPSMVRAAAKNHSSVGIVVDPARYATVIEALGKGGFSLQERRELARDAFLHTAAYDAAVSEWLVAQLSDSEQTSTLRYGENAHQSATVTRIGTKGLANAQQLHGKEMSYNNYQDSEAAWRAAWDHERPCVAIIKHANPCGVAVSDVSIADAHLKAHACDPVSAFGGVIAVNREVTAEMARQVADIFTEVIIAPAYEEEAVAILSEKKNLRILVAEYEAPTEEKKFISGGLLVQEPDLYQAEGDKPENWQLVSGTALDAAELAELEFAWRSVRAVKSNAIILTKDGAAVGVGMGQVNRVDSAKLAVERANTLADGADRARGSFAASDAFFPFADGLQVLIDAGVKAVVQPGGSIRDAEVFEAANKAGVTMYVTGVRHFSH; translated from the coding sequence ATGAGTGAAGATCGGAAAGACATCAAGCGCGCTCTGGTGAGCGTCTACGACAAGACCGGGCTCGAGGACCTGGCGCGTGCGCTTAACGACGCCGGTGTGGAAATCGTATCCACCGGCTCCACGGCCGCAAAGATCGCTGACCTGGGAATCCCGGTCACTCCAGTCGAGCAGCTTACGGAATTCCCGGAGTGCCTCGAAGGTCGTGTGAAGACTCTGCACCCGCGCGTCCATGCCGGCATCTTGGCAGACACCCGCAAGGAAGATCACCTCAATCAGCTCGCTGAACTGGGCATTGAGGCATTCCAGCTTGTTGTCGTCAACCTCTACCCGTTCCGCGAGACGGTGGCATCGGGCGCCAATTTCGACGAATGTGTGGAGCAGATCGACATCGGAGGCCCTTCGATGGTGCGCGCTGCAGCCAAGAACCACTCGTCTGTGGGTATCGTGGTGGACCCTGCTCGCTACGCAACGGTGATCGAGGCGTTGGGTAAGGGCGGCTTTAGCCTGCAGGAACGACGCGAACTGGCTCGCGATGCATTCTTGCACACCGCCGCCTACGATGCGGCAGTGTCCGAGTGGCTCGTCGCTCAACTTTCCGACTCCGAGCAGACCTCCACGCTGCGCTACGGTGAAAACGCCCATCAGTCCGCTACGGTCACCCGAATCGGAACGAAGGGGCTGGCTAATGCGCAGCAGTTGCACGGCAAGGAGATGTCGTACAACAACTACCAGGATTCGGAAGCAGCCTGGCGGGCGGCGTGGGATCATGAGCGCCCATGCGTGGCCATCATCAAGCACGCTAATCCATGTGGCGTGGCGGTCTCGGACGTTTCCATCGCTGATGCGCACCTGAAGGCGCACGCCTGCGACCCAGTTTCGGCTTTCGGTGGCGTGATCGCCGTCAACCGTGAGGTCACTGCCGAGATGGCCCGCCAGGTGGCAGACATCTTCACCGAGGTCATCATCGCCCCAGCTTACGAAGAGGAAGCGGTGGCGATCCTTTCCGAAAAGAAGAACCTTCGCATCCTGGTTGCCGAATACGAAGCCCCTACCGAGGAAAAGAAGTTCATCTCCGGTGGCCTGCTCGTGCAAGAACCTGACCTTTACCAGGCTGAAGGCGACAAGCCGGAGAACTGGCAGCTGGTGTCCGGTACCGCTCTGGACGCAGCCGAACTCGCCGAACTCGAGTTCGCATGGCGTTCCGTCCGCGCGGTGAAGTCTAACGCCATCATCCTGACCAAGGATGGCGCCGCAGTGGGCGTGGGCATGGGCCAAGTCAACCGGGTTGATTCTGCGAAGCTAGCTGTTGAACGCGCCAACACTCTTGCTGATGGTGCAGACCGGGCCCGCGGTTCTTTTGCTGCTTCCGATGCGTTCTTCCCATTCGCTGATGGTCTGCAGGTGCTTATCGACGCCGGGGTGAAGGCAGTCGTGCAGCCAGGTGGGTCCATTCGCGATGCTGAGGTTTTCGAGGCCGCCAACAAGGCTGGGGTGACCATGTATGTCACCGGTGTTCGCCACTTCTCGCACTAA
- the purN gene encoding phosphoribosylglycinamide formyltransferase translates to MTKSSRRVVIMASGTGSLMEALIAASGDKYEVVGVVTDRQCPAVDKAQRAGIAVRTVSFTAGDDRSAWNIALRDAVAEHNPDIVVSAGFMRIVGPEFLAEFAGRMINTHPALLPSFPGAHAVPDALAYGVRVTGSTVHVVDEGVDTGRILAQVPVPVELGDDEETLHERIKVQERALIVRVLNSDNPLQPL, encoded by the coding sequence ATGACAAAAAGTAGCCGCCGCGTGGTCATCATGGCCTCCGGAACTGGAAGCCTGATGGAAGCGCTCATCGCCGCCTCTGGAGACAAATATGAGGTGGTCGGCGTCGTGACAGATCGCCAGTGCCCGGCCGTCGATAAGGCGCAGCGGGCTGGGATCGCGGTACGGACAGTGAGCTTCACTGCCGGCGACGATCGCAGTGCATGGAACATCGCACTGCGGGACGCGGTCGCGGAGCACAACCCGGACATTGTCGTATCGGCTGGATTTATGCGGATTGTTGGGCCGGAATTTCTGGCGGAGTTTGCGGGCCGGATGATCAATACGCATCCTGCGTTGTTGCCTTCTTTCCCAGGGGCGCACGCGGTGCCGGATGCCCTTGCCTACGGGGTGCGGGTCACCGGATCGACGGTGCATGTGGTGGACGAAGGCGTCGATACTGGCCGCATTCTCGCTCAGGTGCCCGTGCCGGTGGAGTTGGGTGATGATGAAGAGACGCTGCACGAACGCATCAAGGTGCAGGAACGCGCGTTGATCGTTCGGGTACTCAATTCGGACAATCCACTGCAACCGCTCTAA
- a CDS encoding HpcH/HpaI aldolase/citrate lyase family protein produces MNFDHLIPGPAILFAPAGRADIIPKAAAKADMVILDLEDGAGDVDRDIAYANIRDSALPADTTIVRVAGPNSPHFSDDVAFVRTTPYRLVMVPKVESDIPGELAGLQLIAMVETPQAVVNLPALAAHPDVVGMFWGAEDLTVLLGGTHSRLLIDEGAPSTRPGPYRAAMATTRALMHIHAAAHGKFVIDAVHADFRDEEGLFLEAADAARSGFIGFACIHPLQVDVVRRAFAPDVDQLEWARRVVAEASHHPGAFKLDGEMIDAPLISQARRVVARGDL; encoded by the coding sequence ATGAATTTCGATCATTTAATCCCCGGACCAGCAATTTTGTTCGCCCCGGCCGGTCGAGCGGACATCATCCCTAAAGCCGCCGCGAAGGCCGACATGGTGATTCTTGATCTGGAAGACGGCGCCGGGGACGTTGACCGGGATATCGCCTATGCCAACATTCGCGATTCTGCTCTGCCCGCCGACACCACGATCGTCCGGGTCGCCGGGCCGAACTCGCCGCACTTCTCTGACGATGTTGCATTTGTGCGCACCACACCCTACCGGCTGGTGATGGTGCCCAAAGTTGAGTCCGACATCCCCGGAGAGCTGGCAGGACTGCAGTTGATCGCGATGGTGGAAACGCCACAAGCGGTAGTAAATCTCCCAGCGCTGGCCGCGCATCCAGACGTCGTCGGCATGTTCTGGGGCGCGGAGGATCTCACCGTGCTGCTCGGCGGCACGCATTCGCGCCTCCTTATCGACGAAGGCGCCCCTAGCACCCGCCCTGGACCTTACCGCGCGGCGATGGCCACCACTCGAGCGCTCATGCACATTCACGCAGCAGCCCACGGCAAGTTTGTTATCGACGCAGTCCATGCCGATTTCCGCGATGAAGAGGGACTGTTTTTAGAAGCTGCTGACGCCGCTCGTTCCGGTTTCATCGGTTTTGCCTGCATCCATCCTCTCCAGGTAGATGTGGTGCGCCGGGCCTTCGCGCCGGACGTCGATCAGCTGGAGTGGGCGCGCCGGGTCGTAGCTGAGGCCTCCCACCACCCGGGGGCGTTCAAGCTTGATGGCGAGATGATCGATGCTCCACTAATTTCCCAGGCTCGTCGGGTGGTGGCGCGTGGCGACCTCTAG
- a CDS encoding TetR/AcrR family transcriptional regulator yields MATSREQAKQKRRAELLNAAARIMADRGFHQTRLGDVGAAVGISGPGVLRHFKNKDDLLEKILVDISIRLVDEARDAIASHAESGDGSPQTLMSELVLRHAEFAATEPDIIRVQEREIRNLTEDARRKVRSLQLSYLGLWMDVLLECRPDLDRQTARLRVQLAAGLINSTRHVIHWAGPDLLREQAHKMALAALMAE; encoded by the coding sequence GTGGCGACCTCTAGAGAGCAGGCTAAACAGAAGCGTCGCGCGGAGTTGCTTAACGCTGCGGCGAGGATTATGGCTGATCGAGGTTTTCATCAAACCCGGTTGGGTGACGTCGGGGCTGCGGTGGGTATTTCCGGCCCGGGTGTGCTGCGGCATTTCAAAAATAAGGATGACTTGCTGGAAAAGATCCTGGTAGACATATCCATCCGTCTTGTTGACGAAGCCCGCGACGCGATCGCCAGCCATGCAGAATCGGGGGACGGGTCCCCGCAAACCTTGATGTCGGAGCTGGTTTTGCGACATGCGGAGTTCGCGGCCACCGAGCCGGACATCATCCGCGTGCAGGAGCGGGAGATCCGTAATCTTACCGAGGATGCCCGTCGAAAAGTGCGGTCCCTGCAGCTGTCCTACCTGGGCCTGTGGATGGACGTGCTGCTGGAGTGCCGCCCAGACCTGGACCGTCAGACCGCTCGTTTGCGGGTGCAGCTGGCTGCTGGGCTGATCAATTCGACTCGTCACGTGATTCACTGGGCGGGGCCCGATTTGTTGCGGGAACAGGCGCACAAAATGGCGCTCGCGGCGCTGATGGCCGAGTAG